The genomic interval ATCGAGCCGTCGTATGCGTCGATCTCGCTTTGCAGTTGTGCGGGCGTCAATTCAGGGTGGTAGCGCTCGATGAAGCCGTTGATCAACCCGCCCCGCGTCTGACCGTATTTACTCAGATAAGGTTCGGGCGGCGTGTAGGGGTCGTGCGCATCGAAGTAATTGATGAAAACAAAGAATGGCTGATCGCCGCGATCGATCCACTGCAATGCCGACTGATTGATCTCCGGCGCAAGCCGGCGCGTGGGAACGCCTTCATACTTCAAGGCTTTGCGCAAACCATAATAATCGAAGAGATAGCCGTATAACGATGAATTGAGAAACGCGTCAGGCGCAGACTGATCATTGTCTTCAAAATGCAGGAAGCCGCGACCAAAACCCTGGCGGCGGGTGAAGAATAGTGTGTTCGCCGAAAACGCGCCGGTGCGATAGCCCTGCGCTTGCAACACTTCGCCGATCGTCGGGTAGGTGTCGTCGAGCGGTTGCGTTTCGGCTTGGTGTTCGTAGGTGTAGCGGCCGGTCAACATGGAGGCGTGTGATGGTTGCGTCCATGAAGAAGGCGAGATGGCGTTCTCAAAGCGGACACCCTCCGCGGCGAGACCGTCGATGAACGGACTCGTCTCGCGCTCATACCCGTACGAGGAAAGATGATCGGCGCGCAATGTGTCCACCACGATCACAATGACGTTCGGCGCGTCGGCATGATCCCTCAGCTGGGATGTCTTTAATCTTTCGTTCGCCCACCCCCCGCCTTGGACGATCACAAAGACCGCAATTGCCATGACCGCCAGCCATTTCAAACCGCGTAGAGAACTCTGTCCAGCCTGTTCCCGTTTGAGCAACACATTGAAAACCTGAACGCTTGCTCCTGCCGACAAAATCAAAATCGGCGCGAGTGAAATGCGCCCGAAGAGGACGATGAAAACCCAATCGAACACGGCGAGAAACGAAAAAAGAAACAGGCTGATCTTATGGACGGGGATTTTCTTCCGCAACGGAAAGCCGATCAGGGTCAGCGCGAATCCCGCCAGCGCAAACAGGATCACATCCACCAAGGGCGCGATCCACAGCGTTTCATACCAGTAGGCGCGGTTTTGCAGTCGCCACGTCAGCAGTTCGAGCTGATGCAAGCCGAAGAGTAGGATGCCCTCCACCAACCCGGTGATCAGACCGAAGTTGACAGCCAGCAGTAGCGTTTTCTGCGCGAAATCTTTGAAGTTATCTTTCAAGTTTTATCTCAGGGGCAAGGGAACGCGACAGGGTTGCCGCTCTTGCAACCGGCAAGATCATTCTCGCGTTATGGGTGGTTATTTATTATCGTAGGGCCACGTCATACCGAGTTGGGCGAGGAGATCAAGGTAGTACTTGGTGAGTGAATCCACTTCGGCGGGATTCTCGCCGGCAAGATTATTTTCCTGATCTGGGTCGTCATTCAAATTGTACAACTCGATGCCATTGAACTCATGGGCGATGAACTGCCATTCGGGAGACAGCACGGTGACCATGTCGCCTCGAATCGACAAGTGATGCGGGTTCACCCAACTCGACTCTGCCATCTCCGCGATGGGGTCGGGGAAATCCGCCGCCGCGGCCGGGTCAGCCCACAATTGAGAAAGAGGCGGTCCGCGGAAGGCGGTCTGCTCCGGTTCGCCGAGCATATCCAACAGCATGGCGGGGATAAAAGTGTTCGACACGGGCGTATCGATCCGCATATTTTGCGGCGCCGATTTCGGATACCATACGATCAGCGGCACATAGATGACCGGCTTATACAACGAGTTGTGATGCTCCCACAGCCCATGCTCGCCGAACAACTCGCCATGATCGGAAGTGATGACAACGATGGTGTTATCGAGTTTGCCGCGCGACTCCAATTCTTTCAACAGAACGTCGATCTGCTGGTCGGTATAGTAAATGCCGCCGTCGTACGCGTCGATCTCGCCTTGCGCTTGCTCGGGCGTTTTGGAGTTGTAAATATCGGCGGTAGTCCAATCGGTGTTGACGAGTCCGCCGGGGTTGGGGAGGTTCGAAAATTTCGCGCGCTCCGGTGAAATGTACGGCGCGTGAGCGTCGTAATAATTGACAAAGGCAAAGAACGGCGTGTCGTCGTCCTGGTCGATCCAATCCAATGCGGACTGGTTGACGCTCGGACCCCAACGGCGGTCAATCGAAAATTCCATGTTGAACACTTTATGGAAAACGTAATATTCCATGAAGCGCCCATACACAGAACTGACCGCCAACTGTGGCAGGGTCTGGTAGTAATCTTCAAAATGGAGGAAGCCGCGCGCAAACCCCCAATGGCTGGTGACAGTTTCAAAATTGCCGTTGAATGCGCCGGTGCGGTAACCGCGTTCGGTCAGCGCTTCGGCAATGGTGGGGTAGGTTTCATCGAGATAACGCCCGCCGTCCGCTTTATGTTCGTAGGGCCAGCGACCGGTGAAGAGCGAGGCGTGCGAGGTGAGAGTCCATGACGAGGCGGCGTAGGCGTTTTCGAACATCACGCCTTCAGAGGCGATGCGCTTGAGGGTCGGGTCGGTTTCGCGCTCGTATCCTTGAAGCGACAAATGGTCGGCGCGGACGGTGTCCATCACGATCAACAAGATATTCGGGGTTGGTTCGCTCCCCTGCGTCTGCGGCAGGTTGCTTGCGGCAACGCGCTCTCGAACCCACAAACCGCCTTGAACGAGGACGAACAATGCCAGCGTAACCCCGGCAAGAATTTTGAACGTTCGTTGCGCGAACCGGGCAAATCGATTTTCACGCGCAACAATGACCGTTGACACTTGATACCCGATGCCGGCGCCAAGGATCGCAGTGGCGGCGGGGTTCAACCTGCCGGAAAGGTAGACCAGTAACCAACCGAAAGAGGCAAGAAAACAAAAAACAAAGAAGACCGCTGGCCTGGCAAACTTGCGCGGCAGAAACTGGGCAACGACCGCCGCGCCAACGCCAACCAGCAGAAAGAACAACGCGTCGAAGACTGGCGCGACCCACAACACTTGCGGTCCGGAGCCGAGATAGGTGATCTGCCCGCGCAGGAGTTCGTAGCGTTGCAATGCGTACAGCAACATGCCTTCCACCAAGCCGGTGATCATGCCAAACCACAGCGCGTATTTGAGGATTTCAATCGCAAATTGTGTGTCGAATTTTTTCATGAAGTTTTCTCGCCATGTCACCCTGAACCCTTCGACAGGCTCAGGAGAAACTCCGCAAAGGGTCTCCGCGATCGTTTCAGAGATTCTTCGCTTCAGAATGACAATCGATTAGATATACCCCAACCCGCTCAACCGTTCGCGGAGCATCGCCTGTTCGTCATCCGACAAGCCGGAGGAGCGGTTCAGTTCCATGCCTGCCACCCACGATTTCCCTTCGATGCTCGCAGGCAACGGGTAGCCCGCCAATTCCAACACGGTTGGAGTGAGATCGAGCGAGGAGCCATCCTGATAACCCGAAAT from Candidatus Defluviilinea gracilis carries:
- a CDS encoding sulfatase, which translates into the protein MKDNFKDFAQKTLLLAVNFGLITGLVEGILLFGLHQLELLTWRLQNRAYWYETLWIAPLVDVILFALAGFALTLIGFPLRKKIPVHKISLFLFSFLAVFDWVFIVLFGRISLAPILILSAGASVQVFNVLLKREQAGQSSLRGLKWLAVMAIAVFVIVQGGGWANERLKTSQLRDHADAPNVIVIVVDTLRADHLSSYGYERETSPFIDGLAAEGVRFENAISPSSWTQPSHASMLTGRYTYEHQAETQPLDDTYPTIGEVLQAQGYRTGAFSANTLFFTRRQGFGRGFLHFEDNDQSAPDAFLNSSLYGYLFDYYGLRKALKYEGVPTRRLAPEINQSALQWIDRGDQPFFVFINYFDAHDPYTPPEPYLSKYGQTRGGLINGFIERYHPELTPAQLQSEIDAYDGSINYVDDQIKALFAELESRGELENTIVIITADHGESLGEHGLLQHSASLYRQEIHVPLIVWGAGVPSGIVVDTPVSTTSLPATILQLLNANDGAFPSQPLTKLFGGSAPPGWANPISEVAQFDGAAEQNPTTYGEMKSVVGDRLQYIVHEEFGEVLYNWRDDPLELSDLAKEPDSATALESLRSYLDELIGSPIFK
- a CDS encoding sulfatase-like hydrolase/transferase; translation: MKKFDTQFAIEILKYALWFGMITGLVEGMLLYALQRYELLRGQITYLGSGPQVLWVAPVFDALFFLLVGVGAAVVAQFLPRKFARPAVFFVFCFLASFGWLLVYLSGRLNPAATAILGAGIGYQVSTVIVARENRFARFAQRTFKILAGVTLALFVLVQGGLWVRERVAASNLPQTQGSEPTPNILLIVMDTVRADHLSLQGYERETDPTLKRIASEGVMFENAYAASSWTLTSHASLFTGRWPYEHKADGGRYLDETYPTIAEALTERGYRTGAFNGNFETVTSHWGFARGFLHFEDYYQTLPQLAVSSVYGRFMEYYVFHKVFNMEFSIDRRWGPSVNQSALDWIDQDDDTPFFAFVNYYDAHAPYISPERAKFSNLPNPGGLVNTDWTTADIYNSKTPEQAQGEIDAYDGGIYYTDQQIDVLLKELESRGKLDNTIVVITSDHGELFGEHGLWEHHNSLYKPVIYVPLIVWYPKSAPQNMRIDTPVSNTFIPAMLLDMLGEPEQTAFRGPPLSQLWADPAAAADFPDPIAEMAESSWVNPHHLSIRGDMVTVLSPEWQFIAHEFNGIELYNLNDDPDQENNLAGENPAEVDSLTKYYLDLLAQLGMTWPYDNK